From Vidua macroura isolate BioBank_ID:100142 chromosome 5, ASM2450914v1, whole genome shotgun sequence, the proteins below share one genomic window:
- the LOC128807114 gene encoding poly(U)-specific endoribonuclease-like isoform X2 — protein sequence MASGKALNRELSKLFNEMWDADVHRLRPGKDYTIDVQGKAGPAQQGDSAVQDNAARHLFHNVSEERLRSIKTFATFISLLDNYETSTGVAEVVTPEETAENNCFIDAILATEVMRLAHDYLLKKKLAKPNLADFKHQLYDIWFQLYARKEGDRPDSCGFEHVFVGETRHSKEILGLHNWVQFYLQEKHNQIDYKGYVARKNKTRPDKDDQVLSIQFSWKGSVKPVGSTFIGVSPEFEFALYTVIFLLSEERVTCETVKIDEYELQVVVWRHGHHIGTAYPVLLSTTSED from the exons ATGGCAAGTGG GAAGGCCTTAAATCGTGAACTTTCTAAGCTTTTCAATGAGATGTGGGATGCAGATGTTCACCGCCTTAGGCCTGGGAAAGACTACACAATTGACGTGCAG ggaaaagcGGGTCCAGCACAGCAAGGTGACAGTGCTGTCCAGGATAACGCAGCCAGACATCTGTTTCACAATGTAAGCGAAGAACGCCTGAGGAGCATAAAAACTTTTGCAA cttttatttccttattgGACAACTATGAGACATCAACTGGTGTAGCAGAAGTAGTGACTCCAgaagaaacagctgaaaacaaCTGTTTCATTGATGCTATCTTAGCAACAGAAGTCATGAGA CTAGCTCATGActatctgctgaaaaaaaaactagCAAAGCCAAACCTTGCTGATTTCAAACATCAGCTTTATGACATCTGGTTCCAGCTCTATGCCAGGAAAGAAGGAGACAG ACCTGATTCTTGTGGTTTTGAACACGTTTTTGTTGGAGAAACAAGGCACAGTAAAGAGATCTTAGGTTTGCATAACTGGGTGCAATTTTACCTTCAGGAAAAACACAATCAGATTGACTACAAGGGATACGTGGCTCGGAAGAACAAAACCAGG CCTGATAAAGATGACCAAGTTTTGAGCATCCAGTTCAGCTGGAAGGGCTCAGTGAAGCCAGTCGGAAGCACCTTTATTGGTGTCAGCCCGGAGTTTGAATTTGCCCTTTACACAGTCATTTTCCTGCTATCTGAAGAAAGAGTCACATGTGAAACAGTGAAGATAGATGAGTACGAGCTACAGGTGGTTGTCTGGCGCCATGGGCACCACATTGGAACAGCATATCCAGTACTGCTCAGCACCACTAGTGAAGATTAG
- the LOC128807114 gene encoding poly(U)-specific endoribonuclease-like isoform X1 gives MKAAAPETPQKALNRELSKLFNEMWDADVHRLRPGKDYTIDVQGKAGPAQQGDSAVQDNAARHLFHNVSEERLRSIKTFATFISLLDNYETSTGVAEVVTPEETAENNCFIDAILATEVMRLAHDYLLKKKLAKPNLADFKHQLYDIWFQLYARKEGDRPDSCGFEHVFVGETRHSKEILGLHNWVQFYLQEKHNQIDYKGYVARKNKTRPDKDDQVLSIQFSWKGSVKPVGSTFIGVSPEFEFALYTVIFLLSEERVTCETVKIDEYELQVVVWRHGHHIGTAYPVLLSTTSED, from the exons GAAGGCCTTAAATCGTGAACTTTCTAAGCTTTTCAATGAGATGTGGGATGCAGATGTTCACCGCCTTAGGCCTGGGAAAGACTACACAATTGACGTGCAG ggaaaagcGGGTCCAGCACAGCAAGGTGACAGTGCTGTCCAGGATAACGCAGCCAGACATCTGTTTCACAATGTAAGCGAAGAACGCCTGAGGAGCATAAAAACTTTTGCAA cttttatttccttattgGACAACTATGAGACATCAACTGGTGTAGCAGAAGTAGTGACTCCAgaagaaacagctgaaaacaaCTGTTTCATTGATGCTATCTTAGCAACAGAAGTCATGAGA CTAGCTCATGActatctgctgaaaaaaaaactagCAAAGCCAAACCTTGCTGATTTCAAACATCAGCTTTATGACATCTGGTTCCAGCTCTATGCCAGGAAAGAAGGAGACAG ACCTGATTCTTGTGGTTTTGAACACGTTTTTGTTGGAGAAACAAGGCACAGTAAAGAGATCTTAGGTTTGCATAACTGGGTGCAATTTTACCTTCAGGAAAAACACAATCAGATTGACTACAAGGGATACGTGGCTCGGAAGAACAAAACCAGG CCTGATAAAGATGACCAAGTTTTGAGCATCCAGTTCAGCTGGAAGGGCTCAGTGAAGCCAGTCGGAAGCACCTTTATTGGTGTCAGCCCGGAGTTTGAATTTGCCCTTTACACAGTCATTTTCCTGCTATCTGAAGAAAGAGTCACATGTGAAACAGTGAAGATAGATGAGTACGAGCTACAGGTGGTTGTCTGGCGCCATGGGCACCACATTGGAACAGCATATCCAGTACTGCTCAGCACCACTAGTGAAGATTAG
- the LOC128807114 gene encoding poly(U)-specific endoribonuclease-like isoform X3: protein MWDADVHRLRPGKDYTIDVQGKAGPAQQGDSAVQDNAARHLFHNVSEERLRSIKTFATFISLLDNYETSTGVAEVVTPEETAENNCFIDAILATEVMRLAHDYLLKKKLAKPNLADFKHQLYDIWFQLYARKEGDRPDSCGFEHVFVGETRHSKEILGLHNWVQFYLQEKHNQIDYKGYVARKNKTRPDKDDQVLSIQFSWKGSVKPVGSTFIGVSPEFEFALYTVIFLLSEERVTCETVKIDEYELQVVVWRHGHHIGTAYPVLLSTTSED, encoded by the exons ATGTGGGATGCAGATGTTCACCGCCTTAGGCCTGGGAAAGACTACACAATTGACGTGCAG ggaaaagcGGGTCCAGCACAGCAAGGTGACAGTGCTGTCCAGGATAACGCAGCCAGACATCTGTTTCACAATGTAAGCGAAGAACGCCTGAGGAGCATAAAAACTTTTGCAA cttttatttccttattgGACAACTATGAGACATCAACTGGTGTAGCAGAAGTAGTGACTCCAgaagaaacagctgaaaacaaCTGTTTCATTGATGCTATCTTAGCAACAGAAGTCATGAGA CTAGCTCATGActatctgctgaaaaaaaaactagCAAAGCCAAACCTTGCTGATTTCAAACATCAGCTTTATGACATCTGGTTCCAGCTCTATGCCAGGAAAGAAGGAGACAG ACCTGATTCTTGTGGTTTTGAACACGTTTTTGTTGGAGAAACAAGGCACAGTAAAGAGATCTTAGGTTTGCATAACTGGGTGCAATTTTACCTTCAGGAAAAACACAATCAGATTGACTACAAGGGATACGTGGCTCGGAAGAACAAAACCAGG CCTGATAAAGATGACCAAGTTTTGAGCATCCAGTTCAGCTGGAAGGGCTCAGTGAAGCCAGTCGGAAGCACCTTTATTGGTGTCAGCCCGGAGTTTGAATTTGCCCTTTACACAGTCATTTTCCTGCTATCTGAAGAAAGAGTCACATGTGAAACAGTGAAGATAGATGAGTACGAGCTACAGGTGGTTGTCTGGCGCCATGGGCACCACATTGGAACAGCATATCCAGTACTGCTCAGCACCACTAGTGAAGATTAG
- the LOC128807112 gene encoding lactosylceramide 4-alpha-galactosyltransferase-like has translation MMAVSGEHALAGEKMLRMPSCLLKLTRMVLSHKPCALFILIIGFVSFAYIKLYWGIWEDPKSRAPTYGLSAEISCAHYVPSALDIAGGPSPPTGNVFFVETSEQTSPSYLFSCSVESAARTHPASRVVVLMKGLAKGNASLPKHWAFSLLSCFPNVEIRPLDLTELFSGTPLAQWFLQPQRQQEPHFLHVLSDACRIVLMWKFGGIYLDTDFIVLKNLENLTNALGIQDDNELNGAFLSFKAKHQFMELCMQDFVQNYNGWVWGHQGPELLTRVFKKWCSLGTIKSMSCKGVSALAQEVVYPIPWQDWKKLFEAVSALELQKLLKNTYAVHIWNKLSHGTKLEIPSQALLAQLYSQFCPATYAKMKQDSEELSSHAV, from the coding sequence ATGATGGCTGTCTCGGGAGAGCATGCTCTGGCTGGAGAAAAAATGCTCAGGATGCCCAGCTGCCTCCTAAAGCTGACCAGGATGGTGCTCAGCCACAAACCCTGTGCCCTGTTTATCCTCATCATTGGGTTTGTATCCTTTGCCTACATCAAGTTGTACTGGGGCATCTGGGAGGACCCAAAGAGCAGAGCCCCCACCTACGGCTTGTCTGCTGAGATCAGCTGTGCTCACTATGTGCCTTCTGCCCTCGACATTGCTGGTGGGCCCTCTCCTCCCacaggaaatgtgttttttgtGGAGACCTCAGAGCAAACTTCCCCAAGTTACCTGTTCTCGTGCTCTGTGGAGTCAGCGGCCAGGACACACCCTGCATCAAGAGTTGTGGTGCTCATGAAAGGTTTGGCCAAAGGGAACGCCTCCTTACCCAAGCactgggctttctccttgctgAGCTGCTTCCCCAACGTGGAAATCCGGCCCCTAGACTTGACAGAGCTCTTTTCTGGAACGCCTCTGGCACAGTGGTTCTTGCAGCCTCAGCGGCAACAGGAGCCTCATTTTTTACATGTCCTCTCTGACGCCTGCAGAATCGTCCTCATGTGGAAATTTGGTGGCATCTACCTGGATACAGACTTCATTGTGCTTAAGAACTTAGAGAACCTCACCAATGCCCTTGGGATTCAGGATGACAATGAACTGAATGGGGCATTTCTGTCCTTTAAGGCCAAGCACCAGTTCATGGAGCTGTGCATGCAGGACTTTGTGCAGAATTACAATGGCTGGGTCTGGGGGCACCAGGGCCCAGAGCTTCTAACTCGTGTCTTCAAGAAGTGGTGCTCCCTCGGGACTATCAAGAGCATGAGCTGCAAAGGTGTGAGTGCTCTTGCCCAAGAAGTTGTTTATCCTATTCCCTGGCAGGACTGGAAGAAGTTGTTTGAGGCAGTCAGTGCCTTGGAGCTTCAGAAACTCCTTAAGAACACCTATGCAGTGCACATATGGAACAAACTGAGCCACGGGACCAAGTTGGAGATCCcctcccaggctctgctggctcagctCTATTCCCAGTTCTGCCCTGCCACCTATGCAAAGATGAAACAGGACTCGGAAGAGTTGTCCAGTCATGCAGTGTGA
- the LOC128807553 gene encoding lactosylceramide 4-alpha-galactosyltransferase-like: protein MLRMPSYLLKLTRMVLSHKPCALFILIIGFVSFAYIKLYWGIWEDPKSRAPTYGLSAEISCAHYVPSALDIAGGPSPPTGNVFFVETSEQTSPSYLFSCSVESAARTHPASRVVVLMKGLAKGNASLPKHWAFSLLSCFPNVEIRPLDLTELFSGTPLKRWYLWPLRHWEPHFLPVLSDACRIVLMWKFGGIYLDTDFIVLKNLENLTNALGIQDDNELNGAFLSFKAKHQFMELCMQDFVQNYNGWVWGHQGPELLTRVFKKWCSLGTIKSMSCKGVSALAQEVVYPIPWQDWKKLFEAVSALELQKLLKNTYAVHIWNKLSHGTKLEIPSQALLAQLYSQFCPATYAKMKQDLEELSSHAV from the coding sequence ATGCTCAGGATGCCCAGCTACCTCCTAAAGCTGACCAGGATGGTGCTCAGCCACAAACCCTGTGCCCTGTTTATCCTCATCATTGGGTTTGTATCCTTTGCCTACATCAAGTTGTACTGGGGCATCTGGGAGGACCCAAAGAGCAGAGCCCCCACCTACGGCTTGTCTGCTGAGATCAGCTGTGCTCACTATGTGCCTTCTGCCCTCGACATTGCTGGTGGGCCCTCTCCTCCCacaggaaatgtgttttttgtGGAGACCTCAGAGCAAACTTCCCCAAGTTACCTGTTCTCGTGCTCTGTGGAGTCAGCGGCCAGGACACACCCTGCATCAAGAGTTGTGGTGCTCATGAAAGGTTTGGCCAAAGGGAACGCCTCCTTACCCAAGCactgggctttctccttgctgAGCTGCTTCCCCAACGTGGAAATCCGGCCCCTAGACTTGACAGAGCTCTTTTCTGGAACACCTCTGAAAAGGTGGTACTTATGGCCTCTGCGGCACTGGGAGCCTCATTTTTTACCCGTCCTCTCTGACGCCTGCAGAATCGTCCTCATGTGGAAATTTGGTGGCATCTACCTGGATACAGACTTCATTGTGCTTAAGAACTTAGAGAACCTCACCAATGCCCTTGGGATTCAGGATGACAATGAACTGAATGGGGCATTTCTGTCCTTTAAGGCCAAGCACCAGTTCATGGAGCTGTGCATGCAGGACTTTGTGCAGAATTACAATGGCTGGGTCTGGGGGCACCAGGGCCCAGAGCTTCTAACTCGTGTCTTCAAGAAGTGGTGCTCCCTCGGGACTATCAAGAGCATGAGCTGCAAAGGTGTGAGTGCTCTTGCCCAAGAAGTTGTTTATCCTATTCCCTGGCAGGACTGGAAGAAGTTGTTTGAGGCAGTCAGTGCCTTGGAGCTTCAGAAACTCCTTAAGAACACCTATGCAGTGCACATATGGAACAAACTGAGCCACGGGACCAAGTTGGAGATCCcctcccaggctctgctggctcagctCTATTCCCAGTTCTGCCCTGCCACCTATGCAAAGATGAAACAGGACTTGGAAGAGTTGTCCAGTCATGCAGTGTGA